In Bacteroidia bacterium, the following proteins share a genomic window:
- a CDS encoding CTP synthase yields the protein MATPAKYIFVTGGVTSSLGKGIISASLAKLLQARGYQVTIQKFDPYLNIDPGTMNPYEHGEVYVTDDGAETDLDLGHYERFLNIRTSRANNVTTGRIYNNVITRERNGEYKGKTVQIIPHITDEIKQCVTKLGESGEYHIVITEIGGTVGDIESLPYIEAIRQMRYEMGPTNVIVIHLTLVPYLATSGELKTKPTQHSVKTLLESGVQPDILVCRTEHSLTKEIKSKIALFCNLTPDAVMESINAESIYDVPLLMRKENLDVVVLSKLNLPAAGEPNLKSWRNFLNKLKNPQDKVTIALCGKYVELKDAYKSINEALVHASAHQELKVNIKWIHSEDVNETNVERLLADVHGLLVAPGFGSRGIEGKIVSIKYARENLIPFLGICLGMQCAVIEFGRNVLKLEGANSLEFDPQSPNPVISLMEEQKNITQLGGTMRLGAYPCTLRRDTLAFEAYKKINIRERHRHRYEFNNQYLEMYENAGFIASGINEENNLVEIVEYKHHPFFIGSQFHPELKSTVEKPHPLFMAFVQAAYQYKQKSNQHKQTNTE from the coding sequence AACAGGTGGAGTAACATCTTCATTAGGTAAGGGAATTATTTCGGCATCTTTGGCAAAGTTGCTACAAGCTAGGGGCTACCAAGTAACCATACAAAAATTTGACCCCTACCTAAATATAGACCCAGGTACCATGAATCCCTATGAACACGGTGAGGTCTATGTTACCGATGATGGTGCTGAAACAGACTTGGACTTGGGACACTACGAACGCTTTCTCAATATCCGCACTTCGCGTGCAAATAATGTTACCACAGGTAGAATTTACAATAACGTCATTACTCGCGAACGGAACGGGGAATATAAAGGTAAAACTGTACAAATTATTCCACATATCACAGATGAAATAAAACAATGCGTTACTAAACTTGGAGAAAGCGGAGAATATCATATTGTTATTACTGAAATTGGTGGTACGGTTGGCGATATAGAAAGTTTACCTTACATTGAAGCTATTCGGCAAATGCGCTACGAAATGGGACCTACAAACGTAATTGTTATTCATCTTACGCTTGTGCCATATTTAGCTACATCAGGCGAACTCAAAACTAAACCTACTCAACACTCTGTCAAAACACTATTAGAATCAGGAGTACAGCCCGATATTTTAGTTTGTAGAACAGAACACTCTCTTACCAAAGAAATAAAATCAAAAATTGCCCTTTTTTGTAACCTCACACCCGATGCTGTAATGGAAAGCATAAATGCAGAAAGTATTTACGATGTTCCTTTGCTCATGCGCAAAGAGAATTTGGATGTAGTAGTGCTAAGCAAGTTAAATTTACCCGCAGCAGGTGAACCTAATCTCAAATCTTGGCGAAATTTTCTCAACAAACTAAAAAACCCACAGGATAAAGTAACTATCGCCCTTTGTGGCAAATACGTAGAACTAAAAGATGCCTACAAGTCTATCAATGAAGCACTTGTACACGCAAGCGCCCACCAAGAGCTAAAAGTAAATATAAAATGGATACACTCCGAAGATGTAAATGAAACTAACGTAGAACGACTTTTAGCGGATGTACATGGTTTATTGGTAGCTCCCGGTTTTGGTTCAAGAGGCATTGAAGGTAAAATTGTAAGTATTAAATATGCTCGTGAAAATCTCATTCCTTTTTTAGGAATTTGCTTAGGAATGCAATGCGCAGTAATAGAATTTGGAAGAAATGTTCTGAAATTAGAAGGTGCAAACAGCTTAGAATTTGACCCTCAAAGTCCTAATCCCGTTATTAGCTTAATGGAGGAACAAAAAAACATTACCCAGTTAGGAGGAACTATGCGTTTAGGAGCATATCCTTGCACGCTACGCAGAGATACCTTAGCCTTTGAAGCATACAAAAAAATCAATATTCGAGAGCGCCATAGACACAGATACGAGTTTAACAATCAATACTTAGAAATGTACGAGAACGCAGGTTTTATTGCATCAGGAATTAACGAAGAAAATAACTTAGTTGAAATTGTAGAGTATAAGCATCATCCTTTTTTCATTGGTTCGCAGTTTCATCCTGAACTTAAAAGTACAGTGGAAAAACCTCATCCTTTATTTATGGCATTTGTTCAAGCAGCTTATCAATATAAGCAAAAAAGCAATCAGCACAAGCAAACCAATACTGAATAA
- the rbfA gene encoding 30S ribosome-binding factor RbfA, with translation MSVRQEKVNRLLQKELGDIFQKESSNFAPLGTFITVSGVKISPDLSIANVYISIFPEQQREPVMINIQLYHKEIRKMLAQRIRNQVRIIPELRFFVDDTQDYVQRLEKIFKELHQSQKDTDTPTDVPPEQ, from the coding sequence ATGAGTGTAAGACAGGAAAAAGTCAATAGACTTTTACAGAAAGAATTGGGGGATATATTTCAAAAGGAATCCTCAAATTTTGCCCCTTTGGGCACTTTTATTACTGTGAGCGGTGTAAAAATTTCTCCTGATTTAAGCATTGCGAATGTGTACATTTCTATATTCCCTGAACAGCAGCGAGAACCTGTGATGATAAACATTCAGCTTTATCATAAAGAAATAAGAAAAATGCTAGCCCAGCGCATACGTAACCAGGTACGCATTATTCCTGAACTACGTTTTTTTGTAGATGACACGCAAGATTATGTACAACGTTTAGAAAAGATATTCAAAGAACTTCATCAATCTCAAAAAGATACAGATACCCCAACGGATGTACCACCTGAACAGTAG
- a CDS encoding S8 family peptidase: MFSIFLAKVFSQNVEKKWIFLRDKGANVDYYLAHPELYLSQRAIERRAKYGIPIDITDVPVEKGYVQSIQSTGAKVIGVSNWLNAVCVEATSAQIQSLKNLPFVKEIKNHTTYRRKIEEVQESVSNNNAAKTNSYYGSAFVQNDMIGIPCVHNAGYTGKNVIITLMDSGFKNADTLSCFKHVFLQGRLLNTYDFVDNQPTAWDEDGHGTLVWSTIAAKLPYVIVGTAPDAKFILYRTEQVSAEINQEEINWLLASQRADSLGTDIIHSSLGYSIFDPGQNSYTYADMDGKTTIITQAAVMARRKGIMITNSAGNEGTSSWGYITAPSDADSILCVGAVDANRIRAPFSSYGPTSDGRIKPDVMAMGVAAACVSGNSGNVVTASGTSLSGPLIAGLCACLLQAKPTLAPIELVNAVRNASDRKDNPDNLYGYGIPDGCAALAAITYLKEHANNSLSLEVYPNPATNEIQVEYFGTPGKATLSILNSLGQLIQQETFFITSENAKITIPIDLLPHGSYYLKIDTQKGTARKVFIKQ, encoded by the coding sequence TTGTTTTCTATTTTCTTGGCAAAAGTATTCAGTCAAAATGTAGAAAAAAAGTGGATTTTTTTAAGGGATAAAGGGGCTAATGTAGATTATTATTTAGCTCATCCTGAACTTTATCTTTCTCAAAGAGCAATAGAAAGGCGAGCTAAATATGGTATTCCCATAGACATAACTGATGTTCCTGTAGAAAAAGGTTATGTTCAATCTATTCAAAGTACAGGTGCAAAAGTAATAGGTGTTTCCAACTGGTTAAATGCAGTTTGTGTAGAAGCTACATCTGCGCAGATTCAATCTTTGAAAAACTTACCTTTTGTCAAGGAAATCAAAAATCACACTACTTATCGGCGAAAAATAGAAGAAGTACAAGAAAGTGTTTCTAACAATAATGCTGCAAAAACTAACAGCTACTATGGCAGTGCATTTGTCCAAAATGACATGATAGGTATCCCTTGCGTCCATAATGCAGGTTACACAGGTAAAAATGTAATTATTACCTTAATGGATAGCGGTTTTAAGAATGCAGATACGTTATCTTGCTTTAAGCACGTTTTTTTACAAGGTAGGTTGCTCAACACGTATGATTTTGTAGACAATCAACCCACTGCTTGGGATGAAGATGGGCACGGCACTTTGGTTTGGAGCACAATTGCTGCTAAATTACCCTACGTGATTGTAGGTACTGCTCCCGATGCTAAATTTATCTTGTACCGCACTGAGCAAGTTTCTGCCGAGATCAATCAGGAGGAAATCAATTGGCTTTTAGCTTCACAAAGAGCAGATTCATTAGGCACGGACATTATACATTCTTCATTAGGATACAGTATTTTTGACCCAGGGCAAAACTCTTACACTTATGCGGACATGGATGGTAAAACTACAATTATCACTCAAGCCGCAGTAATGGCAAGAAGGAAAGGAATTATGATAACTAACTCCGCAGGAAACGAAGGTACAAGTAGTTGGGGCTATATTACTGCACCTTCTGACGCAGACAGCATCCTTTGCGTTGGTGCTGTGGATGCCAATAGAATTCGTGCTCCTTTTTCAAGCTATGGACCTACTAGCGATGGTAGAATCAAACCTGATGTAATGGCTATGGGTGTAGCCGCAGCCTGTGTAAGTGGAAATTCAGGAAATGTAGTAACTGCAAGTGGAACTTCTTTATCAGGACCGCTAATTGCAGGTTTGTGTGCATGTCTTTTACAAGCTAAACCTACTTTGGCACCTATTGAACTAGTTAACGCTGTTCGTAACGCTAGCGATAGAAAAGACAATCCAGATAACCTTTACGGTTATGGTATTCCTGATGGATGTGCGGCTTTAGCTGCTATTACTTACCTCAAAGAGCACGCTAACAATAGCCTTTCACTTGAAGTCTATCCTAATCCTGCTACAAATGAAATACAGGTAGAATATTTTGGTACTCCAGGTAAAGCTACATTATCCATACTAAACAGCTTGGGGCAGCTCATACAACAAGAAACGTTTTTTATTACAAGCGAAAATGCTAAGATTACCATCCCTATTGACTTACTGCCACATGGCAGCTACTACCTTAAAATTGACACTCAAAAAGGTACAGCAAGAAAGGTATTTATCAAGCAATAA